One genomic window of Paenibacillus xylanilyticus includes the following:
- a CDS encoding spore coat protein, producing the protein MQLQNHQNIETGTIPPQLNHGGHEMFDVHEVLAGAINTLNSYTMLSQHVQDPELRDILLRQKQFMSEEYNITLECFRTGQDPSKPTQSYKMSQDNDFTYGMKPSQPKKPMLSATEICDQSISLSMLNAVKSGAVMKTTAALESTNPVVRRVLADSLPNCIEMAYEISIYQNKNGFYQVPQLPQQDMQQMLNGFAPSMIASQIGGNLPH; encoded by the coding sequence ATGCAATTGCAAAATCATCAAAACATTGAAACAGGAACGATCCCACCCCAACTCAACCATGGCGGCCATGAGATGTTTGATGTCCATGAGGTGCTTGCTGGAGCTATCAATACGTTAAATAGCTATACGATGCTGAGTCAGCATGTCCAAGATCCGGAACTGCGTGATATTTTGCTGCGTCAGAAGCAGTTCATGTCCGAAGAGTACAACATTACGCTGGAATGCTTCAGAACAGGACAAGATCCATCCAAACCAACGCAGAGCTATAAAATGTCACAAGACAACGACTTCACATATGGCATGAAACCAAGCCAACCGAAGAAGCCAATGCTCTCTGCAACTGAAATTTGTGATCAAAGCATCTCTCTAAGCATGTTAAATGCAGTGAAATCGGGAGCAGTAATGAAAACAACGGCTGCGCTTGAATCAACAAATCCGGTGGTGCGTCGTGTACTGGCAGATTCGCTGCCCAACTGTATCGAGATGGCATATGAGATTTCCATTTATCAGAATAAAAATGGTTTCTACCAGGTGCCGCAGCTGCCTCAGCAGGATATGCAGCAAATGCTGAATGGGTTTGCTCCATCCATGATTGCATCACAAATAGGTGGAAACTTGCCGCACTAA
- a CDS encoding glycoside hydrolase family 2 TIM barrel-domain containing protein, with amino-acid sequence MLPIINLQGVWRMQLDENKLGINTPYDDTITMPNTTSHARNGKRNELAEVGALTDEYAFEGWLWLEREFEVPEELEGKYCCLHLERTRVTTVWVDDIPLGTCNSLNTPHEYVLKEGLSAGTHTVRIKVDNTSYPTKGGHMTSKDTQTNWNGITGKLELKFSNEARMSDVQIYTDAMHKSITLSVKLDGEQQNTQIAVSAKSFAIDEQTSGLEEAVHEVRERLYPVDHNEMSISYALGDKALLWSDDAPHLYKIAITLREESGRIIDDRDIVIGLRDFKASGDKFTINNRPTFLRGKHDGLIFPLTGYAPTDVNEWVRILSISKSYGINHYRFHTCCPPEAAFAAADMLGIYMEPELPFWGTITDESDANHNQAEQDYLIEEGFAILRSFGNHPSFVMMSLGNELWGSKEKLSAILKDYKAYDQRHLYTQGSNNFQFTPVILEEEDFFSGVRFSRDRLIRGSYAMCDAPLGHVQTDLPGTMKDYDEHIHPQQHTGLEDSHSQEQEIQIQYGTVSKTVKAAATDKELIPHLPVVSHEIGQYAMYPDFAEIEKYTGSIKAHNFEIFRERLQAKGMGHLAESFFRASGQLAVDCYKEELEAAFRSERLAGFQLLDLQDFSGQGTALVGILDAFMDSKGLIRAEEWRTFCSDAVLLARFEKYNYAARETFNALVELSYYRQVPLIGETLRWECTLGNRVISEGEQLITEDHMKPYQKLGNIHVTLPNVDNMSQVSLKLSISNTDIYKSYNIWVYPEQEDRQFVDAPVFKKLTDAALQRLEEGGSVLLLASPGQVSNAIEGLYSTDFWCYPMFRSISESMNKPVPVGTLGLLIQNDHPALQHFPSEMHSTYPWWNIVTHSSSIILDDLPSDLQPIVQTIDNFERNHKLGLLFECKVGNGQVLVGALDYDQLLGQIEGRQFIHSLLQYMESDDFQPTHEMTVHAMNQLLFK; translated from the coding sequence ATGTTGCCCATCATTAACTTGCAAGGAGTCTGGAGAATGCAGCTTGACGAGAACAAGCTGGGAATCAATACTCCGTATGACGACACGATTACCATGCCTAATACAACGTCTCATGCCAGAAATGGAAAGAGAAACGAGCTGGCCGAGGTTGGGGCGCTCACAGACGAATACGCTTTCGAGGGATGGCTCTGGCTGGAGCGGGAATTTGAGGTTCCGGAGGAATTGGAAGGAAAGTACTGCTGTCTGCATCTGGAGCGTACACGGGTTACAACAGTCTGGGTTGATGATATTCCACTAGGTACATGCAACAGTCTCAATACGCCCCATGAGTATGTGCTTAAGGAAGGGCTCTCTGCCGGTACACATACCGTTCGAATCAAGGTGGACAACACCAGCTATCCAACCAAAGGCGGGCATATGACTTCCAAGGATACACAGACGAACTGGAACGGCATTACGGGCAAACTGGAATTGAAATTCAGCAATGAAGCACGGATGAGTGATGTGCAAATTTACACGGATGCGATGCATAAATCGATAACGCTTTCGGTGAAATTGGATGGAGAGCAGCAGAACACCCAAATCGCCGTGTCTGCCAAAAGTTTCGCCATTGATGAACAAACTTCCGGCCTTGAAGAAGCTGTACATGAAGTTAGAGAGCGTTTGTACCCGGTTGATCATAACGAGATGAGTATCTCTTATGCGTTGGGAGATAAAGCGCTCTTATGGAGTGATGATGCACCTCATTTATATAAGATTGCCATCACGCTGCGAGAAGAGAGCGGGAGAATCATCGATGATCGTGACATCGTAATTGGACTGCGGGATTTCAAGGCGAGTGGAGACAAGTTTACAATTAATAATCGACCAACCTTTTTACGAGGCAAGCATGATGGATTGATCTTCCCGCTAACTGGCTATGCACCAACGGACGTGAACGAATGGGTGAGAATCCTCAGCATTTCGAAATCCTACGGTATTAATCATTATCGTTTCCATACTTGTTGTCCGCCTGAAGCAGCATTTGCTGCAGCTGATATGCTGGGAATCTACATGGAACCCGAGCTGCCATTTTGGGGCACGATTACGGATGAGAGCGATGCGAACCATAACCAGGCAGAACAGGACTATTTGATTGAGGAAGGCTTCGCCATTCTGCGCAGCTTCGGGAATCATCCTTCGTTTGTCATGATGTCACTGGGGAATGAGTTGTGGGGGAGCAAGGAAAAGCTAAGTGCTATTCTGAAAGATTATAAGGCATATGATCAGCGTCATTTATATACTCAAGGCTCCAACAATTTTCAGTTTACCCCGGTTATTCTGGAGGAAGAAGATTTCTTCAGTGGTGTGCGGTTCTCCCGTGACCGCTTGATCAGAGGTTCCTATGCGATGTGTGACGCGCCGCTGGGCCATGTTCAAACCGATCTGCCTGGTACGATGAAGGATTATGATGAGCATATTCACCCTCAGCAGCACACTGGACTAGAGGATTCCCATTCGCAGGAACAGGAGATTCAGATCCAATACGGGACAGTCTCCAAAACGGTGAAAGCGGCTGCAACAGACAAGGAGCTCATTCCGCATCTTCCTGTGGTCTCACACGAGATTGGGCAGTATGCCATGTATCCGGATTTTGCGGAGATTGAAAAGTATACAGGCTCGATCAAAGCTCATAACTTTGAAATCTTTCGAGAACGATTACAGGCTAAGGGGATGGGGCATCTCGCTGAATCGTTCTTCCGTGCCTCAGGTCAATTGGCCGTAGATTGTTACAAGGAAGAGCTTGAGGCAGCTTTTCGATCTGAGCGACTTGCAGGCTTTCAACTGCTTGATTTGCAGGACTTTAGCGGACAAGGAACGGCCCTTGTCGGCATATTGGACGCATTTATGGACTCCAAAGGTTTAATCCGTGCTGAAGAATGGCGAACCTTCTGCTCGGATGCTGTGCTCTTGGCTCGTTTTGAGAAGTACAACTATGCGGCTCGTGAGACATTTAACGCATTGGTAGAGTTGAGTTATTATCGTCAGGTCCCTCTGATAGGGGAAACGTTGCGATGGGAATGTACTCTAGGAAACCGCGTTATATCCGAAGGAGAACAGCTCATTACAGAGGATCACATGAAGCCTTACCAGAAGCTTGGGAACATCCATGTAACTCTGCCAAATGTAGATAATATGTCTCAGGTATCTTTAAAGTTGTCCATATCGAATACGGATATATACAAATCCTATAACATCTGGGTCTACCCTGAGCAAGAGGATCGTCAGTTTGTTGATGCGCCTGTGTTTAAGAAGCTCACAGATGCAGCGCTGCAGAGGTTGGAAGAGGGGGGCTCAGTTCTTCTGCTGGCTTCTCCCGGACAGGTTAGCAACGCTATTGAGGGCTTATATAGTACTGATTTCTGGTGTTATCCCATGTTCCGCTCGATCTCGGAAAGCATGAATAAACCTGTTCCGGTAGGTACGCTTGGTTTGCTAATTCAGAATGATCATCCGGCTCTTCAGCATTTCCCGAGCGAGATGCACTCCACTTACCCATGGTGGAATATAGTTACCCATTCGAGCTCCATCATTCTGGACGACCTCCCGTCAGATTTACAGCCGATTGTGCAGACAATTGATAACTTTGAGCGTAATCATAAGCTTGGACTGTTATTTGAGTGCAAAGTAGGCAACGGCCAAGTGTTAGTTGGGGCACTGGATTATGACCAGCTACTCGGTCAGATCGAAGGGCGACAATTTATTCACAGTCTGCTGCAATATATGGAAAGTGATGATTTTCAACCGACGCACGAGATGACTGTTCATGCAATGAATCAACTGCTGTTTAAATAA
- a CDS encoding TetR/AcrR family transcriptional regulator, whose translation MTENWHQNFKNKNREALIAAAKELCMKQSFLNVNIKDICSEAGISRVTFYKHFQSMDELILAVQVEILESMTGYVKNAASPEMNGQEMLASMLEAWVHYASTHLGYIKFVLLFDLHYDAYDSGQELKEQYNLFIKRKKEQHFLLDALETGYQDGTLKPDPDPLNTAHFIFVSMMSMLQKMSLASEEDHVTVQSDLKFAKRFVEMLVQHLSN comes from the coding sequence ATGACTGAGAACTGGCACCAAAATTTTAAAAACAAAAACCGCGAAGCTCTAATTGCAGCAGCCAAAGAATTATGCATGAAGCAGAGCTTCCTTAATGTGAATATCAAAGATATATGCAGCGAAGCGGGAATAAGCCGGGTTACCTTTTACAAGCACTTTCAATCCATGGACGAACTTATTCTGGCGGTCCAAGTGGAGATTCTGGAGAGTATGACCGGATACGTGAAAAATGCTGCTTCACCAGAAATGAACGGCCAAGAGATGCTTGCTTCCATGCTTGAAGCCTGGGTCCATTACGCCTCCACTCATCTCGGTTATATCAAATTCGTATTATTATTCGACCTGCACTATGATGCCTATGATTCAGGCCAAGAATTGAAAGAACAATACAATCTGTTTATCAAACGTAAAAAGGAACAACATTTCCTGTTAGATGCTCTGGAGACCGGATATCAAGATGGTACGCTGAAGCCTGATCCTGATCCCCTTAACACAGCCCATTTTATCTTTGTATCCATGATGAGTATGCTGCAGAAAATGAGTCTGGCTTCAGAAGAAGATCACGTTACTGTTCAAAGCGATCTGAAATTCGCCAAACGATTCGTTGAAATGCTGGTGCAGCATTTGAGTAACTGA
- a CDS encoding S-layer homology domain-containing protein, whose translation MMINPLYKKVLAILLSTALVIGWFGGLGSAPVVKAAEAVESQADILLSKNSTWKYFDQGQDLKSVWQAVYEDNTWAVDKAPFGYKDNGSGISTTYFGPLQTEVGYGGNQDLKHRTTYFRTTLTVNQEQIQNYGQILGTFGIDDGAVLYVNGTEVRRFGMPDGEINYSTKATSSMDLPVMYTDVDLTKPLQTLLHDGENIIAVEVHQQSDGSSDLYFDMELRALAEAPAIDITKVTATFHGDAKTSKGFTWYTPLASTNSHVQVVKKQDGAPEFSTAQSYTGEAIISRNSPGEMVHKAEAAGLEPNTSYYYRVGDETLGLWSETGEFKTAPEGGAFTFVDLTDTQAKDEEEAHLSAETLSKALATVPNAEFVVHNGDVVENGTSEQEWNWLLGYSQEDLMRTTIVPSAGNHENKNYAFYDHFNVKQPENAATVTGAYYSYDYSNAHFIVMNSNENSTDYANFSNEQVEWMKQDVEQAKSAGAEWIIVNIHKGPYTTSNHATDSDIIGDNGVRNKIAPLMNELGIDLVLQGHDHIYARTKPIKQDGTAEEVSTIEETFQGQSIKYTVNPDGTIYMIPGTAGAKVYFKNTKPQLGDAYFSLFERAEENHARVYGDTTSAARGQVQNFTSLTVDGGKLTAIVYEIDQNRFNAEPFVVDTFGITKDTQSNDEQVNKVTVTFNGDPTTSKGFAWYTSEQAPGSDLQVVEKTANIADFSSAISYEGRSDRSVNSPNELVHKAEATNLKPDTLYFFRVGEASSNTWSKTGTFRTAPKTGAFTFIDLADTQAKEEDEAILSSETLDKALATIPNAQFVVHNGDIVDKGVKEEQWNWLLGHSQSSLLNTTIVPSAGNHEDENFAFIDHFNLDVPEDSATETGAYYSYDYSNAHFVVLNSNEDSEEYNNFSAEQVQWLQDDVKEARKNGADWIIVNIHKGPYTTSNHATDSDIIGPNGVRNKIAPLMAELDIDFVLQGHDHIYARTKPIDKTGKAKEAVKITETLNGNKIEYAVNPDGTIYLIPATAGPKVYYKNQDPVLGNTYYSLFELAEENHAAKYGPDPNDDRRPKRGQVQNFVGITIDGNKLTAVTYEIDQNMNDAKPFIIDQFGMIKKSNTETPNPGTGTSNPGSGGGSGNNGGSGSSGGSGTTTPTPGTGSETTQPGTEQGSNPDTSNPSQPGTGTVGGSNGNLPQLKDTEGHWAKSLIDQAVTAEFVQGYGDGTFRPDQKVTRAEFITMLGRAMKMNTSSTATTYTDAKQIPIWSAPYIVEAASAGIISGYTDGSFKPNKPLNRAEMVTMIARASSTPEGSTASISFEDRDQIPAWAVPYVASMVEAGLIDGVGGNRFAPLQTATRAESVKLILSILDEN comes from the coding sequence ATGATGATTAACCCATTGTACAAAAAGGTTCTGGCCATCCTGCTATCAACCGCGCTGGTTATTGGATGGTTTGGGGGACTGGGTTCGGCACCAGTAGTTAAAGCAGCGGAGGCGGTTGAATCTCAAGCAGACATCTTGCTTAGCAAAAATTCAACGTGGAAGTATTTTGATCAAGGTCAGGATTTAAAATCGGTATGGCAGGCTGTCTATGAAGACAATACCTGGGCAGTAGACAAAGCTCCTTTTGGTTACAAAGACAATGGTAGCGGCATATCAACGACATATTTCGGACCGCTTCAGACAGAAGTGGGCTATGGTGGTAACCAAGATCTGAAACACCGCACTACATATTTTCGGACAACGCTGACAGTTAATCAGGAGCAAATCCAAAATTATGGTCAAATTCTGGGTACCTTCGGCATTGACGACGGTGCTGTTTTATATGTAAATGGCACGGAAGTTCGCAGATTCGGTATGCCTGATGGGGAGATCAACTACTCTACCAAAGCAACATCTTCTATGGATCTGCCCGTTATGTATACCGATGTGGATCTGACCAAACCGCTTCAAACGCTCCTGCATGATGGGGAGAACATCATTGCAGTGGAAGTCCATCAGCAAAGCGATGGAAGCTCGGATTTATACTTCGATATGGAATTGAGAGCGTTAGCTGAGGCACCGGCAATCGATATTACCAAAGTCACAGCTACGTTCCATGGTGACGCCAAAACAAGTAAAGGGTTTACCTGGTATACACCACTTGCTTCGACCAATAGTCATGTGCAAGTGGTTAAAAAACAGGATGGAGCTCCCGAATTCAGCACGGCTCAATCCTATACCGGTGAAGCGATCATCTCCAGAAACTCTCCGGGAGAAATGGTTCATAAAGCAGAAGCTGCAGGACTTGAACCAAATACTTCATACTATTATCGTGTCGGTGACGAGACGCTTGGCCTCTGGAGTGAAACAGGAGAGTTCAAGACAGCTCCAGAGGGTGGAGCCTTTACCTTTGTTGATCTAACGGATACTCAAGCGAAGGATGAGGAAGAGGCCCATTTATCCGCGGAAACGCTATCAAAGGCACTAGCTACCGTTCCGAATGCAGAGTTTGTCGTGCACAACGGTGATGTTGTTGAGAATGGGACCTCGGAACAAGAATGGAACTGGCTGCTTGGGTATTCTCAAGAGGATTTGATGAGAACGACAATTGTACCTTCTGCAGGCAATCATGAGAACAAAAACTATGCATTCTATGATCATTTTAATGTAAAACAGCCGGAGAATGCGGCGACGGTCACAGGTGCTTATTATTCCTATGATTACAGTAATGCACATTTTATCGTTATGAACTCCAATGAAAATTCGACGGATTATGCGAACTTCTCGAACGAACAAGTGGAGTGGATGAAGCAGGATGTGGAGCAGGCCAAATCTGCTGGTGCCGAGTGGATCATCGTCAATATCCACAAAGGACCGTATACCACGTCCAATCATGCGACTGACAGTGATATTATTGGTGATAACGGGGTTAGAAATAAAATTGCCCCGCTCATGAATGAGCTTGGCATCGATCTTGTTCTTCAAGGACATGATCACATCTATGCTCGAACCAAACCGATCAAGCAGGATGGAACTGCTGAAGAAGTTTCCACAATAGAGGAAACATTTCAAGGACAAAGCATTAAATACACCGTTAACCCGGATGGAACTATTTACATGATTCCAGGTACGGCAGGGGCCAAAGTATACTTCAAAAATACGAAACCTCAACTGGGCGATGCATATTTTAGCCTGTTTGAACGTGCAGAAGAGAATCATGCCCGTGTGTACGGGGATACAACGAGTGCAGCAAGAGGTCAGGTACAGAATTTTACCTCATTGACTGTTGATGGAGGCAAGCTTACAGCGATCGTTTATGAAATCGATCAGAATCGATTTAATGCTGAACCTTTTGTCGTTGATACATTTGGAATTACCAAGGACACACAATCCAATGATGAGCAAGTGAACAAGGTTACGGTTACGTTTAATGGAGATCCAACCACTAGCAAAGGATTTGCCTGGTACACATCCGAACAGGCTCCAGGAAGTGATCTTCAGGTTGTTGAAAAAACAGCTAATATTGCTGACTTCTCAAGTGCAATCTCTTATGAAGGACGTTCCGACCGCTCCGTGAATTCGCCTAATGAACTTGTACACAAAGCGGAAGCAACGAATCTGAAGCCAGATACGCTTTATTTCTTCAGAGTGGGCGAAGCTTCCAGCAATACGTGGAGCAAGACGGGCACGTTCCGTACAGCGCCGAAGACAGGAGCCTTTACGTTTATTGATCTGGCCGATACGCAGGCGAAGGAAGAGGATGAAGCAATCCTTTCCTCCGAGACACTGGACAAGGCACTTGCAACCATTCCGAATGCACAATTTGTGGTGCACAATGGAGATATTGTGGATAAAGGTGTTAAAGAAGAGCAGTGGAACTGGCTTCTCGGACATTCTCAATCAAGCCTTCTGAATACAACAATCGTTCCATCGGCGGGGAATCATGAAGATGAAAACTTCGCTTTTATCGATCATTTCAACCTGGATGTACCGGAGGACTCGGCAACAGAGACAGGGGCTTATTATTCATACGATTATAGTAATGCACACTTCGTGGTGTTGAATTCTAACGAAGATTCAGAAGAGTATAACAATTTCTCGGCAGAACAGGTTCAGTGGCTGCAGGACGATGTAAAAGAAGCTCGCAAAAACGGGGCAGATTGGATCATCGTCAATATTCATAAGGGTCCTTATACAACGTCCAATCATGCAACAGATTCGGATATTATCGGACCAAACGGAGTACGTAACAAAATTGCTCCGCTGATGGCAGAACTGGATATCGACTTTGTGTTACAGGGGCATGATCATATTTACGCCCGCACCAAACCGATTGATAAGACAGGGAAAGCGAAAGAAGCAGTCAAGATTACGGAAACATTGAACGGTAACAAGATTGAATACGCAGTGAACCCGGATGGCACCATTTATCTGATTCCAGCGACAGCCGGACCGAAAGTATACTACAAAAATCAGGATCCTGTTCTTGGGAATACGTATTACAGCCTGTTTGAGTTGGCCGAAGAAAATCATGCTGCAAAGTATGGACCAGATCCCAATGACGATCGTCGCCCGAAACGCGGACAGGTTCAAAACTTTGTGGGCATCACCATCGATGGGAACAAGCTTACAGCCGTAACGTACGAGATTGATCAGAATATGAATGATGCAAAACCGTTTATTATTGATCAATTTGGCATGATCAAGAAGTCGAATACGGAAACGCCGAACCCAGGAACGGGTACATCCAACCCTGGCTCAGGTGGCGGTTCTGGAAACAATGGCGGTTCTGGAAGCAGTGGAGGGTCTGGAACCACTACCCCAACACCTGGAACGGGTTCTGAGACGACGCAGCCAGGAACAGAGCAGGGAAGTAATCCGGACACCAGTAATCCTAGTCAACCTGGCACTGGAACTGTTGGCGGCAGCAATGGAAATCTACCACAGCTGAAAGATACCGAAGGACACTGGGCGAAATCGCTAATCGATCAAGCTGTGACTGCAGAGTTTGTACAAGGCTATGGCGATGGAACCTTCCGTCCGGATCAAAAAGTAACCCGGGCGGAGTTCATTACCATGCTGGGCAGAGCCATGAAAATGAATACAAGCAGCACGGCAACTACGTATACCGATGCAAAACAGATTCCAATCTGGTCTGCGCCATACATCGTGGAAGCAGCTTCAGCAGGCATTATAAGTGGGTACACGGATGGCTCATTTAAGCCGAATAAACCACTGAACCGCGCTGAGATGGTGACCATGATTGCTCGTGCAAGCAGCACACCGGAAGGTTCCACGGCTTCGATTTCTTTCGAAGACCGGGATCAGATTCCTGCATGGGCAGTGCCGTACGTGGCTTCGATGGTTGAGGCCGGCTTGATTGATGGTGTAGGCGGTAATCGATTTGCACCATTGCAAACAGCAACGCGAGCTGAATCGGTCAAATTAATCTTAAGTATTCTGGATGAAAACTAA
- a CDS encoding ABC-2 transporter permease, which yields MLNLLRKDFIALRSSLWTIGLYLVVFSLAFIPNHEMSMYFVGIYTAFGSVILATMIDIKNHNHNFLVTLPVSRKNIVQAKYVSAILYTLFGVLASFGIHWLVHLNFPQLNKPSYTFMDIMVSIGMVLVLVSIYMPLFYALSKKGAGIINAIFMVALILLAQPFAVLMTMVNEKGLDGQLIAMISIGIIFIFGASYVLTTYLFARKDL from the coding sequence ATGCTTAACCTGCTTCGCAAAGATTTCATAGCGCTAAGAAGTTCACTGTGGACGATTGGATTATATCTCGTTGTGTTTAGCCTGGCATTCATACCCAACCATGAAATGTCGATGTATTTTGTCGGGATCTACACGGCATTTGGTTCCGTGATTCTGGCAACCATGATTGATATCAAAAACCATAATCATAATTTCCTGGTTACCCTGCCGGTCAGCCGCAAAAATATCGTGCAAGCCAAGTATGTATCTGCGATCCTGTATACCTTATTTGGTGTGCTCGCCTCGTTCGGAATTCACTGGCTGGTTCACTTGAATTTCCCTCAGCTGAATAAGCCAAGCTATACCTTCATGGACATTATGGTTTCCATAGGCATGGTATTGGTGCTGGTATCCATCTATATGCCGCTCTTTTATGCACTGAGTAAAAAGGGAGCAGGAATAATCAATGCTATATTTATGGTTGCACTCATTCTTCTTGCTCAGCCTTTTGCTGTTCTTATGACCATGGTCAATGAGAAAGGTCTGGATGGGCAACTTATAGCCATGATATCGATTGGGATAATATTCATCTTCGGTGCATCCTATGTGTTAACTACTTATTTGTTTGCGAGAAAGGATTTATAA
- a CDS encoding methyl-accepting chemotaxis protein, whose protein sequence is MRQTRKIKMDLRLKLYLIILVPLLAMGGLIMWTTIHSSENASVLTMQHNNQQLAVNTASLLGQESESIKTLYSTASEESEEYKSLRDELVKVRLQSGALYVYMYNKTPDGWMYTIDGADWDDTEYSPYGTAMEFNPQIQERLLNGEVVTTGIVDDPTWGQLLSSFTPIKDPQDEIVGYLGIDISAAAVNQVSSESVNNAYRTIIPIFVVVLILSLVMMLLVVRGILKQVRDIKSSLEQVAEGNLTVVSKHLSNDQLGDISDLINVMASQLTNILKGIQQGSDTLQQSSANIAETAQTNQRQTEELSRAIEEIAIGSMKQAEETEHSVQHSENLGKIMDEVGTYVQQFTHTSEQLSSVQVQVTREHEVLLEKGRENAKRVEHQQEISRSLTTQSELAASISGQIHNILKQTQILSLNASIEAARAGEAGKGFAVVAGEMGQLAQQSERSIQEIDGILSSFVQEIQRMGSHFEANMVAVKEQEQQIADCLQAFRQVSQLSTEVHELAQRLENRTMNMHSIRQEVEQHLSYIASATEETSAMAEEVTASAEEQQRSASELSNISGQLAGLAGNLKSYSDQFQIEVTKSDPK, encoded by the coding sequence GTGAGACAGACTCGCAAGATCAAGATGGACTTAAGACTCAAACTGTATTTAATCATTCTGGTGCCACTACTGGCCATGGGCGGTCTCATTATGTGGACGACCATCCACTCCAGTGAAAATGCATCTGTTTTGACCATGCAGCATAACAATCAGCAGTTAGCTGTAAACACCGCCTCCCTGCTGGGCCAGGAATCAGAATCGATCAAGACATTATACTCCACGGCTTCGGAGGAAAGCGAAGAATACAAAAGTCTTAGAGACGAACTCGTTAAAGTCCGGCTTCAATCGGGAGCCCTCTATGTATATATGTATAACAAAACGCCAGACGGCTGGATGTACACGATAGATGGAGCTGATTGGGACGATACGGAATATAGCCCTTACGGAACGGCAATGGAATTCAATCCCCAGATTCAGGAACGCCTGCTAAACGGTGAAGTCGTGACTACAGGCATTGTGGATGATCCAACCTGGGGACAGCTGCTCTCCTCCTTTACACCAATCAAGGATCCTCAAGATGAAATTGTTGGTTATTTGGGCATTGATATTTCTGCTGCAGCAGTGAATCAAGTATCCTCTGAATCGGTGAATAATGCGTATCGGACCATTATTCCGATTTTTGTGGTTGTATTGATTCTATCGCTGGTCATGATGCTATTGGTGGTAAGAGGCATTCTCAAACAAGTGCGCGATATCAAGTCAAGCCTCGAACAGGTCGCGGAAGGGAATCTCACAGTGGTATCCAAACATCTATCCAACGATCAGCTCGGTGACATCAGTGACCTGATTAACGTCATGGCTTCGCAATTGACGAACATACTGAAGGGAATACAGCAAGGGTCTGATACGCTGCAGCAGTCTTCGGCAAATATTGCGGAAACCGCTCAGACAAACCAGCGCCAGACCGAGGAACTTTCCAGAGCAATCGAGGAAATCGCCATAGGCTCCATGAAACAGGCGGAAGAGACAGAACACTCCGTCCAGCATTCAGAGAACCTCGGCAAGATTATGGATGAAGTTGGTACATACGTGCAGCAGTTCACCCATACTTCTGAGCAGCTATCTTCCGTACAAGTACAAGTTACACGCGAACATGAGGTTCTACTTGAAAAGGGCCGGGAAAATGCCAAGCGGGTTGAGCATCAGCAGGAAATTTCCAGGTCTTTAACCACTCAATCAGAGCTCGCTGCTTCCATTAGTGGACAAATTCATAATATCCTGAAACAAACCCAGATTTTATCGCTGAATGCTTCCATCGAGGCAGCCCGTGCCGGTGAGGCGGGTAAAGGCTTTGCCGTCGTTGCTGGTGAAATGGGCCAGCTCGCTCAGCAATCTGAACGTTCCATCCAGGAGATTGATGGGATTCTGAGTTCATTTGTTCAAGAAATCCAACGGATGGGCAGTCATTTTGAAGCGAATATGGTTGCGGTCAAAGAGCAGGAACAACAGATTGCTGATTGCCTTCAGGCGTTCAGACAGGTTAGCCAATTATCGACTGAAGTGCACGAGCTTGCTCAGCGTTTGGAGAACCGCACAATGAATATGCATTCCATTCGTCAGGAAGTGGAACAGCACCTAAGCTATATCGCTTCTGCAACAGAGGAAACTTCGGCCATGGCGGAAGAAGTTACGGCCAGTGCAGAGGAGCAGCAGCGATCCGCGAGCGAACTATCGAACATTTCCGGGCAGCTCGCTGGCCTTGCAGGCAACCTCAAATCTTATTCCGATCAATTTCAGATTGAAGTGACGAAATCCGATCCAAAATAA